Proteins encoded in a region of the Isoalcanivorax pacificus W11-5 genome:
- a CDS encoding alpha/beta fold hydrolase: MKNAASNTVSASFVETIGQPFLANSRYTPDAAELARWKPTRSLWNMARRSQIAVSGLKRRHVWLDQHRITFLEGGRADGETVVLLHGFGANKENWLFMAGLLARRYHLIIPDLAGFGESHFIASSNYRLATQAERIHRMLGLLKLGPVHIVGNSMGGAIAGIVAARAQDDVLSLTLMNSAGMRGHNMSDFETALLRGENPLIPRTLLDVARLFRITTHRNRHSLSALLTPLLYREMAHRYPVNHRIFRDLLEIDEDPNDLFADIRCPTLIMWGDRDEVLDVSCAATFKQLIPHARTCIFKDVGHLPMLEAPALTARALRSHWREARRQRSH, encoded by the coding sequence ATGAAAAACGCCGCCTCGAACACCGTCAGCGCTTCTTTCGTGGAGACCATCGGCCAGCCTTTCCTGGCCAACAGCCGCTATACCCCGGACGCTGCGGAACTGGCACGCTGGAAACCGACCCGCTCGCTCTGGAATATGGCGCGCCGCAGCCAGATCGCCGTGTCCGGCCTGAAACGGCGCCACGTCTGGCTCGACCAGCACCGCATCACCTTCCTGGAAGGCGGTCGTGCCGATGGCGAGACCGTGGTACTGCTGCACGGCTTCGGTGCCAACAAGGAAAACTGGCTGTTCATGGCCGGCCTGCTGGCGCGCCGTTACCACCTGATCATTCCGGACCTGGCCGGCTTTGGCGAAAGCCATTTCATTGCCAGCTCCAACTATCGCCTGGCCACCCAGGCGGAACGCATCCATCGCATGCTCGGCCTGCTCAAACTCGGCCCGGTGCACATCGTTGGCAACTCCATGGGCGGCGCCATTGCCGGTATCGTCGCAGCACGCGCCCAGGACGATGTCCTCAGCCTGACGCTGATGAACTCCGCCGGCATGCGCGGCCACAACATGAGCGATTTCGAAACCGCGCTGCTGCGTGGCGAGAACCCGCTGATCCCGCGCACCCTGCTGGATGTGGCGCGGCTGTTCCGCATCACCACGCACCGTAACCGCCACAGCCTGTCCGCGTTGCTGACGCCGCTGCTGTACCGCGAAATGGCGCACCGCTACCCGGTCAACCACCGTATCTTCCGCGACCTGCTGGAAATCGACGAAGACCCCAATGACCTGTTCGCCGATATCCGCTGCCCCACCCTGATCATGTGGGGAGACCGCGATGAGGTGCTGGATGTGAGCTGTGCCGCCACCTTCAAGCAACTGATCCCGCATGCACGCACCTGCATCTTCAAGGATGTGGGCCACCTGCCGATGCTGGAAGCCCCGGCACTGACCGCCCGCGCCCTGCGCAGCCACTGGCGCGAAGCGCGCCGGCAGCGCAGCCACTGA
- a CDS encoding YgiQ family radical SAM protein — translation MSRAEMDQLGWDSCDIIIVTGDAYVDHPSFGMAIIGRLLEAQGFRVGIIAQPSWQDTTDFMALGQPNLFFGVAAGNMDSMINRYTADRKARSDDAYTPGGKAGRRPDRCSLVYSQRCREAYPEVPIVLGGIEASLRRIAHYDYWQDKVRRSILVDAAADILLYGNAERAVVEVAHRLARGDAITDITDVRGTAFVRRDTPAGWLEMDSTRIDRPGQIDRIINPYVNTQELDSCELEKRNAMQIDPNAEQAVVVQWHPRHDRDRTVIRLPSFEKVRADAVLYAHANRVLHLETNPGNARALVQRHDEQDIWINPPPIPLSTDEMDYVFGLPYARVPHPAYGGERIPAYEMIRFSVNIMRGCFGGCTFCSITEHEGRIIQNRSQESILREIEDIRDKVPGFTGVISDLGGPTANMYRIACKSREIEAACRKPSCVYPGICENLNTDHSALTQLYRDARALPGVKKILIASGLRYDLAVKDPEYVRELVTHHVGGYLKIAPEHTEDATLSKMMKPGIGAYDEFRQLFERFSREAGKEQYLIPYFIAAHPGTRDEDMMNLALWLKRNGFRADQVQAFYPSPMATATAMYYSGRNPLKRISYKSESVTIVKEAHQRRLHKAFLRYHDPANWPMLRDALKAMGHADLIGNGEHQLIPRDQPDSKGEYRAPRRKNSQQAHNARRGKVLTQHTGLPPRETGAPRRPRKGR, via the coding sequence ATGTCCCGGGCAGAGATGGACCAGCTCGGCTGGGACAGTTGCGACATCATCATCGTCACCGGCGACGCCTACGTGGATCATCCGTCGTTCGGCATGGCGATCATCGGCCGGCTGCTGGAAGCCCAGGGCTTCCGCGTCGGCATCATTGCCCAGCCGTCCTGGCAGGACACCACCGATTTCATGGCGCTGGGCCAGCCAAACCTGTTTTTCGGCGTGGCGGCGGGCAACATGGATTCCATGATCAACCGCTACACTGCCGACCGGAAGGCCCGCTCTGACGATGCCTATACGCCCGGCGGCAAGGCCGGCAGACGCCCGGACCGCTGTTCGCTGGTCTACAGCCAGCGCTGCCGCGAAGCCTATCCGGAGGTGCCGATCGTGCTTGGCGGCATCGAAGCCTCGCTGCGCCGCATCGCACATTACGATTACTGGCAGGACAAGGTGCGCCGTTCGATCCTGGTGGACGCCGCCGCCGACATCCTGCTGTACGGCAACGCCGAACGCGCCGTGGTCGAGGTGGCCCACCGGCTGGCCCGTGGCGATGCCATCACCGACATCACCGACGTGCGCGGCACCGCCTTCGTGCGCCGCGATACCCCCGCCGGCTGGCTGGAAATGGACTCCACCCGGATCGATCGCCCCGGCCAGATCGACCGCATCATCAACCCCTATGTGAACACCCAGGAACTGGACAGCTGCGAACTTGAAAAGCGCAATGCCATGCAGATCGACCCGAACGCCGAACAGGCCGTGGTCGTGCAATGGCACCCGCGCCACGACCGTGACCGGACCGTGATCCGCCTGCCCAGTTTCGAGAAGGTCCGCGCCGACGCGGTGCTGTACGCCCACGCCAACCGCGTGCTGCATCTGGAAACCAACCCCGGCAACGCCCGGGCGCTGGTGCAACGCCACGACGAGCAGGACATCTGGATCAATCCACCGCCGATTCCGCTCAGTACGGACGAGATGGACTATGTGTTCGGCCTGCCCTATGCGCGCGTGCCGCACCCGGCGTATGGCGGCGAACGTATTCCGGCCTACGAGATGATCCGTTTCTCGGTGAACATCATGCGCGGCTGTTTCGGCGGCTGCACCTTCTGTTCGATCACCGAGCACGAGGGGCGCATCATCCAGAACCGCTCGCAGGAATCGATCCTGCGCGAAATCGAGGACATCCGCGATAAAGTGCCCGGCTTCACCGGCGTCATCTCCGATCTTGGCGGCCCCACGGCGAACATGTACCGCATCGCCTGCAAGTCCCGCGAGATCGAAGCCGCCTGTCGCAAGCCAAGCTGCGTGTACCCCGGTATCTGCGAGAATCTCAATACCGATCACTCGGCGCTGACACAACTGTACCGCGACGCCCGCGCCCTGCCCGGCGTCAAGAAAATCCTGATCGCCTCCGGCCTGCGCTATGACCTGGCGGTGAAAGACCCGGAATACGTGCGCGAACTGGTCACGCATCATGTCGGCGGTTACCTGAAGATAGCACCGGAGCACACCGAAGACGCCACCCTGTCGAAAATGATGAAGCCCGGTATCGGCGCCTACGATGAATTCCGGCAGCTGTTCGAGCGTTTCTCACGCGAGGCCGGCAAGGAGCAGTACCTGATTCCCTACTTCATCGCCGCCCACCCGGGCACCCGCGACGAAGACATGATGAACCTGGCGCTGTGGCTCAAGCGCAACGGTTTCCGCGCCGACCAGGTGCAGGCCTTCTATCCCTCGCCGATGGCCACCGCCACCGCGATGTACTATTCCGGCCGCAACCCGCTCAAGCGCATCAGCTACAAGAGCGAGTCGGTGACTATCGTCAAGGAAGCCCACCAGCGACGCCTGCACAAGGCGTTCCTGCGCTACCACGATCCGGCCAACTGGCCGATGCTGCGCGACGCACTGAAGGCCATGGGCCATGCGGACCTGATCGGCAATGGCGAACACCAGTTGATTCCGCGCGACCAGCCGGACAGCAAGGGCGAATACCGCGCGCCACGGCGCAAGAATTCCCAGCAGGCGCACAATGCGCGGCGCGGGAAGGTGCTGACACAGCACACCGGGTTGCCGCCGCGCGAAACTGGTGCACCACGACGCCCACGCAAGGGGCGCTGA
- a CDS encoding lysophospholipid acyltransferase family protein, whose protein sequence is MNETLFPDRIPRRGNAFSRWLGMWLLRLIGWRIVGELPNVPKAVVIGAPHSSNYDGLVAAGVVLALQVRIGLMAKDSLFRWPVAGLLRWLGGIPIDRRSKRGVVEQSLDRFREREQLFLGIAPEGTRAAATQWKTGFWHIARHADVPIVVAVLDYGRRELRFADVITPSEDLDADMRRILACFRGVVPRRPARLSAPLKALNDEPPR, encoded by the coding sequence ATGAACGAGACACTTTTCCCTGACCGCATTCCACGCCGGGGCAATGCCTTCAGCCGCTGGCTGGGGATGTGGCTGCTGCGTCTGATCGGCTGGCGCATTGTTGGCGAGTTGCCGAATGTGCCCAAGGCCGTGGTGATCGGTGCACCTCACAGCTCCAACTACGATGGCCTGGTGGCAGCCGGTGTGGTGCTGGCACTGCAGGTGCGCATTGGCCTGATGGCCAAGGACAGTCTGTTTCGCTGGCCTGTTGCCGGGCTGCTGCGCTGGCTGGGCGGCATCCCGATTGACCGTCGCAGCAAGCGCGGCGTGGTGGAGCAGTCGCTGGACCGTTTCCGCGAGCGCGAGCAACTGTTTCTCGGCATTGCGCCGGAGGGGACACGCGCGGCAGCGACGCAGTGGAAAACCGGTTTCTGGCATATCGCCCGGCATGCAGACGTGCCGATCGTGGTGGCGGTGCTGGATTATGGCCGGCGCGAACTGCGCTTCGCCGACGTCATCACTCCATCAGAAGATCTCGACGCGGACATGCGGCGCATTCTCGCGTGCTTTCGTGGTGTGGTGCCCCGGCGCCCGGCGCGGTTGTCGGCACCGCTGAAGGCGCTCAATGATGAGCCGCCTCGCTGA
- a CDS encoding acyl-CoA thioesterase, whose protein sequence is MTFDEILAQVTDSAAQIPEGWGQGRACFGGLVAAVLYAPLGRLINDRPVRSITVSFVGPVAPGPVTLETEILRTGKSVTQAQSRLRQNGETLAVMLASFGKARSSEISVPSAAAPKAKRPEEGMPMPRVKGLVPDFTFHFDFRWVEGDAPFSRSDRGLIGGWVRFAEPTQHNGVASLLALVDAWPPAVLPMYSRPAPGSSLTWTIEFLQDGPFTGEWWQYRADTEYASEGYCHAAANLWNDRGEMVAISRQTVTVFI, encoded by the coding sequence ATGACGTTTGATGAGATCCTGGCGCAGGTAACGGACAGCGCTGCGCAGATTCCGGAAGGCTGGGGGCAGGGACGGGCGTGCTTTGGCGGGTTGGTGGCAGCGGTGCTGTATGCGCCGCTGGGGCGGTTGATCAACGACCGGCCGGTGCGGTCGATCACGGTGTCGTTTGTCGGCCCGGTGGCACCGGGGCCGGTGACGCTGGAAACCGAGATCCTGCGCACCGGCAAGTCGGTGACCCAGGCACAGAGCCGTCTGCGCCAGAACGGGGAAACGCTGGCGGTGATGCTGGCCAGTTTCGGCAAGGCGCGCAGTTCGGAAATCAGTGTGCCGTCCGCTGCCGCGCCAAAGGCGAAACGCCCCGAGGAAGGGATGCCGATGCCGAGGGTGAAAGGGCTGGTGCCGGATTTCACCTTCCACTTTGATTTCCGCTGGGTCGAGGGCGATGCGCCGTTCAGCCGCAGTGACCGTGGCCTGATCGGTGGCTGGGTGCGCTTTGCCGAGCCGACGCAGCACAACGGCGTGGCGTCATTGCTGGCGCTGGTGGATGCCTGGCCGCCGGCCGTGCTGCCGATGTATTCGCGTCCGGCACCGGGCAGCAGCCTCACCTGGACCATCGAGTTTCTGCAGGACGGGCCGTTTACCGGCGAGTGGTGGCAGTATCGGGCCGATACCGAGTACGCCAGCGAGGGCTATTGCCATGCGGCGGCCAACCTGTGGAACGACCGGGGCGAGATGGTGGCCATCAGCCGGCAGACAGTGACGGTGTTTATCTAG
- a CDS encoding helix-turn-helix domain-containing protein codes for MNSGQQKTLLQNRPGVPAVYLLLLCDVIRGLGHDDATLLEGLGVTRSSLLQPDARAPLAVCHTACQRAVALAGEQGLGLIYARALKVSLHGPLGMMALSSPSVGAAIDAAARYVTLRAPFLAVRYETDGDTAAITLEALWDLGDLEIFILEVMLVSLAHMAEQLMGEPLTGAEIHMRGAEPAYLARQAAQVPARMRYEQPVCQLRVPQSYFMASPRLADPAIAALAREQCEQEFRQLFAAGESQVMHVAQRLQQVPEGEPLPGLEEMAAVLHTSSRTLKRRLQEEGANYRDLVDAELQQRACRLLGDTRLGVSEVAYQLGYNDVSNFSRAFRRWTGQTPREWRGARER; via the coding sequence GTGAATTCAGGCCAGCAGAAGACATTGTTGCAGAACCGGCCCGGCGTGCCGGCGGTATATCTGCTGTTGTTGTGCGATGTGATACGTGGTCTCGGGCATGACGACGCGACGTTACTGGAAGGGCTCGGCGTCACCCGCAGCAGCCTGCTGCAACCGGATGCCCGGGCGCCCCTTGCCGTCTGCCATACGGCTTGCCAGCGCGCCGTGGCGCTGGCCGGGGAGCAGGGCCTGGGGCTGATCTACGCGCGCGCACTGAAAGTCAGCCTGCATGGCCCGCTGGGCATGATGGCGCTGTCCAGCCCCTCCGTGGGCGCGGCCATCGATGCGGCGGCGCGTTACGTCACGCTGCGCGCGCCGTTTCTGGCGGTGCGGTATGAAACTGACGGCGATACCGCCGCCATCACGCTTGAGGCCCTGTGGGATCTTGGCGATCTGGAAATCTTCATTCTCGAAGTGATGCTGGTGAGCCTGGCGCACATGGCCGAGCAACTGATGGGGGAGCCGCTGACCGGGGCTGAAATCCATATGCGCGGCGCTGAGCCCGCATATCTGGCCCGCCAGGCTGCCCAGGTGCCGGCGCGCATGCGCTACGAGCAACCCGTGTGCCAGTTGCGTGTCCCGCAGTCGTATTTCATGGCCTCACCCCGCCTGGCTGATCCGGCTATCGCTGCGCTGGCGCGGGAACAGTGCGAACAGGAATTCCGCCAGTTGTTTGCCGCCGGAGAAAGCCAGGTCATGCACGTGGCGCAGCGCCTGCAACAGGTGCCGGAAGGTGAGCCGCTGCCCGGCCTGGAAGAGATGGCCGCTGTCCTGCATACCTCCAGCCGCACACTGAAGCGACGTTTGCAGGAGGAAGGTGCCAACTATCGGGATCTGGTCGATGCGGAATTGCAGCAGCGTGCCTGCCGCCTGCTCGGTGACACCCGGCTCGGCGTGAGCGAAGTGGCGTATCAGCTGGGCTATAACGATGTGTCGAATTTTTCCCGTGCGTTTCGTCGCTGGACAGGGCAGACGCCGCGCGAGTGGCGTGGGGCGCGAGAGCGGTAA
- a CDS encoding acyl-CoA-binding protein yields the protein MSDVQAFEQAQKDVKTLTRRPGNDDLLFLYAHFKQAADGDVSGKRPGMLDMVGRAKYDAWAKLKGTGKDQAMQKYIDKVQALLKTHK from the coding sequence ATGAGTGATGTACAGGCTTTTGAACAGGCACAGAAGGACGTCAAGACACTGACACGCCGTCCCGGCAACGATGACCTGCTGTTTCTGTATGCGCATTTCAAACAGGCCGCTGACGGTGATGTCTCGGGCAAGCGGCCGGGCATGCTGGATATGGTCGGCCGGGCCAAGTACGACGCCTGGGCGAAGCTGAAAGGCACCGGCAAGGACCAGGCAATGCAGAAATACATCGATAAAGTGCAGGCGCTGCTCAAGACTCACAAATAA
- a CDS encoding SO2930 family diheme c-type cytochrome: protein MKPIIFFAAVALLWSSLSACGGGGGGSGAAAPPPSPSVCDAQQDSINWAALRDADCPRLSDYNLFDAAGAPRTPGQVFEPSVKLFSDYTLKYRVVFIPPGEQARFDAEEAFDFPVGSVISKTFSLPTTTAGDLPARALETRLMIRREHGWKGLPYVWDEDGSEARLRIAGALLPQQILRDAVQVDFTYQVPDANQCLKCHRRGEQGMQPIGVRARYLNQEIDHQGSAVNQLRLWADQGLLRDVPASLEGLFRVPAADMPGVTLAEQARGYLDINCSHCHREGGFAGISGLRLGFEQDPTTASYGICKQPPGYDGGAENLAYDIVPGDAQASILRYRMTQLTARDMMPPVGRKLVHEEGVALISAWIDSLPPQSCDR, encoded by the coding sequence ATGAAACCCATTATATTTTTCGCGGCTGTCGCGCTGCTGTGGTCATCGCTCTCCGCCTGCGGAGGGGGCGGTGGCGGCAGTGGCGCCGCTGCACCGCCCCCGTCGCCGAGTGTCTGTGACGCGCAGCAGGACAGTATCAACTGGGCCGCGCTGCGCGACGCGGATTGTCCCCGGCTGAGTGACTACAACCTGTTCGATGCTGCGGGTGCACCGCGCACGCCAGGGCAGGTGTTCGAGCCGTCCGTAAAGCTGTTTTCCGATTACACGCTGAAGTACCGGGTGGTGTTCATCCCGCCGGGAGAGCAGGCGCGGTTCGACGCGGAGGAGGCATTTGATTTTCCCGTCGGCTCGGTGATCAGCAAGACCTTTTCATTGCCGACGACCACGGCTGGCGACCTGCCGGCCCGTGCGCTGGAAACCCGCTTGATGATCCGCCGTGAGCATGGCTGGAAAGGGTTGCCCTACGTGTGGGATGAAGACGGCAGCGAAGCCCGCCTGCGCATTGCCGGCGCGCTGTTGCCACAGCAGATACTGCGCGATGCCGTGCAGGTGGATTTCACCTATCAGGTGCCGGATGCGAACCAGTGCCTCAAATGCCATCGCCGGGGCGAACAGGGCATGCAGCCCATCGGCGTCCGGGCACGTTACCTGAACCAGGAGATCGACCACCAGGGCAGTGCGGTGAACCAGTTGCGCCTGTGGGCGGATCAGGGGTTGCTGCGCGATGTGCCTGCATCGCTGGAGGGGCTGTTCCGTGTGCCCGCTGCCGACATGCCGGGTGTGACGCTGGCCGAACAGGCACGCGGTTATCTGGATATCAATTGTTCGCATTGTCATCGGGAAGGCGGCTTTGCCGGTATTTCCGGCTTGCGCCTGGGCTTTGAGCAGGACCCGACCACGGCGTCCTATGGTATCTGCAAGCAGCCACCGGGTTATGACGGCGGGGCGGAAAACCTGGCTTATGATATCGTGCCGGGCGATGCGCAGGCGTCCATTCTGCGCTACCGCATGACACAGCTGACCGCGCGGGACATGATGCCACCCGTGGGGCGCAAGCTGGTGCATGAAGAGGGCGTCGCCCTGATCAGCGCCTGGATCGACAGCCTGCCGCCGCAATCCTGTGACCGCTGA
- a CDS encoding MerR family transcriptional regulator gives MTPTAIFQSLRKYVRQSPATVERQEGREFTIDELARAADTTVRNVRAYQDRGLLPPPEKRGRTGIYSDVHLARLRIIGQLLNRGFTLANIRDLLTAWEQGRDLNDILGLEVVVTSPWSDEAPSYISYEELLEYFGDHLTQDVLLKAVNLGYIIPEGDRLRVPSPRVLSAGRELVAAGIPLEALLDEVNKVRYEVDRIAEGFVRLVTTHLIDKKYGENDLPRGEDVPNLAHFIQRVRPLADMVVSAELARILDKSINKVLVDRLANVLTHLEQQRSEQNEA, from the coding sequence ATGACCCCCACTGCCATCTTCCAGAGCCTGCGCAAGTATGTGCGCCAGTCGCCTGCAACAGTGGAACGTCAGGAAGGACGAGAATTCACCATCGATGAACTGGCCCGCGCGGCAGACACCACCGTGCGCAACGTCCGTGCCTACCAGGATCGTGGCCTGCTGCCGCCGCCGGAGAAACGCGGCCGCACCGGCATCTACAGCGATGTGCACCTGGCACGCCTGCGTATCATCGGCCAATTGCTCAACCGGGGCTTCACCCTGGCCAATATCCGCGACCTGCTGACCGCCTGGGAACAGGGCCGCGACCTGAACGATATCCTCGGCCTGGAAGTGGTCGTCACCAGCCCCTGGAGCGACGAAGCGCCCTCCTACATCAGCTATGAAGAGCTGCTGGAGTATTTCGGCGACCACCTGACCCAGGACGTGCTGCTCAAGGCCGTCAACCTCGGCTACATCATCCCCGAAGGCGACCGCCTGCGCGTGCCCAGCCCACGTGTGCTCAGCGCCGGGCGCGAGCTGGTGGCCGCCGGCATCCCGCTGGAAGCCCTGCTGGATGAAGTGAACAAGGTGCGCTATGAAGTGGACCGCATCGCCGAAGGTTTCGTGCGCCTGGTGACCACGCACCTGATCGACAAAAAATACGGCGAGAACGACCTGCCGCGCGGCGAGGACGTGCCGAACCTGGCCCACTTCATCCAGCGCGTGCGTCCGCTGGCCGACATGGTGGTGTCCGCCGAGCTGGCACGCATCCTCGACAAGTCGATCAACAAGGTGCTGGTGGACCGGCTGGCCAACGTGCTGACCCATCTGGAACAGCAACGCAGCGAACAGAACGAAGCCTGA
- a CDS encoding pectin acetylesterase-family hydrolase, translating into MRSTLFLPSLLAGLLLSGPVLAELGDYNAWQTTVNIFSPRTADNPVTPADQTGPYPLLTNPSGFSDGFAPGNYYAWQTIQMAPETGAVCGNGSPFKFFVNRVPNTSNTIVYFEGGGACWDYESCSGDFGIRGARNPNGIPDDYMSLLNPSSSLVSPFVVRLHPWTRTKAQNWNMIYVPYCTGDIYSGDTVAVYEDPTGTNDPLVWHHNGVRNTRAVVAWLKNNLQRSGQMLATGCSAGGAGSFTNYLGVRRDLAPTRGYLINDSGPVFTAPVGGDPEDYPSLPLQNHIRDAWGLDQPDGPLEYIADAMPGLDLNDLGTLYPALAATFPNDRLGHTHFWDDLNYSSYSYERFFPEIENAPDQATKEALIHERWYIDTARLQSELSSLDNVGYFMPRYRAVNESHCTSIIEFANADIQEQGLELDDFINNVMEGSGAVMQASESDTTADYNKPFNLLYYTLDQLL; encoded by the coding sequence ATGAGAAGCACTCTTTTTTTGCCCAGCCTGCTCGCAGGCCTGCTGCTGTCCGGCCCTGTGCTCGCCGAACTCGGCGATTACAACGCCTGGCAGACCACCGTCAATATTTTCTCGCCACGCACGGCAGACAACCCGGTCACCCCGGCGGACCAGACCGGCCCCTACCCGCTGCTGACCAACCCTTCCGGCTTCAGTGACGGCTTTGCCCCCGGTAATTACTACGCCTGGCAAACCATCCAGATGGCTCCGGAAACCGGCGCGGTATGCGGCAACGGTTCACCGTTCAAGTTCTTCGTCAACCGTGTGCCCAACACCAGCAACACCATCGTCTATTTCGAAGGCGGCGGCGCCTGCTGGGATTACGAAAGCTGCTCCGGGGATTTCGGCATTCGCGGCGCGCGCAATCCGAACGGCATTCCTGACGATTACATGAGCCTGCTGAACCCGTCCTCCAGTCTGGTAAGCCCGTTTGTAGTACGCCTGCATCCGTGGACACGCACCAAGGCGCAGAACTGGAACATGATCTATGTGCCCTATTGCACCGGCGACATCTATTCCGGTGACACCGTGGCCGTGTACGAAGACCCGACCGGGACCAACGATCCGCTGGTATGGCATCACAACGGCGTGCGCAACACCCGCGCCGTGGTCGCCTGGCTGAAGAACAACCTGCAGCGCTCCGGCCAGATGCTGGCCACCGGCTGCAGCGCCGGCGGTGCCGGCAGCTTCACCAACTACCTCGGCGTACGTCGTGATCTGGCGCCCACACGCGGTTACCTGATCAACGATTCCGGGCCGGTCTTTACTGCCCCGGTGGGCGGTGATCCGGAAGACTATCCGTCGCTGCCGTTGCAGAATCACATCCGCGACGCCTGGGGCCTGGATCAGCCGGATGGCCCGCTGGAATATATCGCCGACGCCATGCCGGGCCTGGATCTCAATGACCTGGGCACATTGTACCCGGCCCTGGCTGCCACCTTCCCGAACGACAGACTCGGCCACACCCATTTCTGGGATGACCTGAACTACTCCTCCTATTCCTATGAGCGGTTCTTCCCGGAAATTGAAAACGCCCCGGACCAGGCCACCAAGGAAGCGCTGATCCATGAGCGCTGGTACATCGACACCGCTCGCCTGCAAAGCGAACTGTCCAGCCTCGATAATGTCGGCTATTTCATGCCGCGCTACCGCGCAGTGAACGAAAGCCATTGCACCAGCATCATCGAGTTCGCCAATGCGGATATCCAGGAACAGGGCCTGGAGCTGGATGATTTCATCAACAACGTGATGGAAGGCAGCGGTGCCGTCATGCAGGCATCGGAGTCGGATACCACCGCCGACTACAACAAGCCGTTCAACCTGCTGTACTACACGCTGGATCAATTGCTCTGA
- a CDS encoding metal-dependent hydrolase, protein MRSRKKKPANTLTITPQRMDFDFAGVPKHWFDNDPVLSHFLNALSLTFPDGERFFVDAVRAFRDTVKDPERQKEISGFIGQEAMHSLEHDTFNKMLAAQGYREQAEGGQKLARYLIKQGRERLSAKKQLAATAALEHITAILANRLLKDPALLESMDPAVRDLWMWHAIEEIEHKAVAYDLYQDVCGDYRLRVRILLAASLALASYTSKYTWAFLKQDNLHRNPLVLARGAWRLFGFNGLLTRTVPDFLQFLRPGFHPWQEDNSALVARWRGVLSETAEAA, encoded by the coding sequence ATGCGGTCGCGGAAAAAAAAGCCGGCCAATACCCTCACCATCACGCCGCAGCGGATGGATTTTGATTTCGCCGGGGTACCGAAGCACTGGTTCGACAATGATCCGGTGCTGTCACACTTTCTGAATGCCCTCTCGCTCACTTTCCCCGATGGCGAGCGCTTTTTCGTCGATGCCGTGCGCGCCTTCCGCGACACGGTCAAGGACCCGGAACGGCAGAAGGAAATCTCCGGCTTTATTGGCCAGGAAGCGATGCACTCGCTCGAACACGACACCTTCAACAAGATGCTTGCTGCCCAGGGCTATCGCGAACAGGCCGAGGGCGGCCAGAAGCTGGCGCGCTATCTGATCAAGCAGGGCCGCGAGCGCCTGTCCGCGAAAAAGCAGCTGGCCGCCACCGCCGCGCTGGAGCACATCACCGCGATCCTGGCCAACCGCCTGCTGAAAGACCCGGCCCTGCTGGAGAGCATGGACCCGGCCGTGCGCGACCTGTGGATGTGGCACGCCATCGAGGAAATCGAGCACAAGGCCGTCGCCTACGACCTGTATCAGGACGTCTGCGGCGATTACCGGCTGCGCGTGCGCATCCTGCTGGCCGCCAGCCTGGCCCTGGCCAGCTACACCTCCAAATACACCTGGGCGTTCCTGAAGCAGGACAACCTGCACCGCAACCCGCTGGTGCTGGCCCGTGGCGCCTGGCGCCTGTTCGGCTTCAACGGCCTGCTGACCCGCACCGTGCCGGACTTCCTGCAGTTTCTGCGCCCGGGCTTCCATCCCTGGCAGGAAGACAACAGCGCCCTGGTGGCGCGCTGGCGGGGCGTGCTGTCCGAGACCGCCGAAGCCGCCTGA